The Tamandua tetradactyla isolate mTamTet1 chromosome 5, mTamTet1.pri, whole genome shotgun sequence genome window below encodes:
- the COX7A2 gene encoding cytochrome c oxidase subunit 7A2, mitochondrial isoform X2: MLRNLLALRQIAQRTVSTASRRQFENKVAEKQKLFQEDNGIPVHLKGGVADALLYRATMVLTVGGTAYAVYQLAMASFPKKQD, translated from the exons ATGCTGAGGAATCTGTTG GCTCTTCGTCAAATTGCCCAGAGGACTGTAAGTACTGCTTCACGCAGGCAGtttgaaaataaagttgcagaaaaacaaaagctatttCAG GAAGATAATGGAATTCCAGTGCATCTGAAGGGTGGTGTAGCTGATGCCCTCCTGTATAGAGCCACTATGGTTCTTACAGTTGGTG gaacagCATATGCTGTGTATCAGCTGGCCATGGCTTCATTTCCCAAGAAGCAGGATTGA
- the COX7A2 gene encoding cytochrome c oxidase subunit 7A2, mitochondrial isoform X1, with protein sequence MWWSRAWNEALRQIAQRTVSTASRRQFENKVAEKQKLFQEDNGIPVHLKGGVADALLYRATMVLTVGGTAYAVYQLAMASFPKKQD encoded by the exons ATGTGGTGGTCTCGGGCATGGAACGAG GCTCTTCGTCAAATTGCCCAGAGGACTGTAAGTACTGCTTCACGCAGGCAGtttgaaaataaagttgcagaaaaacaaaagctatttCAG GAAGATAATGGAATTCCAGTGCATCTGAAGGGTGGTGTAGCTGATGCCCTCCTGTATAGAGCCACTATGGTTCTTACAGTTGGTG gaacagCATATGCTGTGTATCAGCTGGCCATGGCTTCATTTCCCAAGAAGCAGGATTGA